A stretch of Gossypium hirsutum isolate 1008001.06 chromosome A06, Gossypium_hirsutum_v2.1, whole genome shotgun sequence DNA encodes these proteins:
- the LOC121230460 gene encoding uncharacterized protein yields the protein MHTAGSRSFACVAQAAEASSGQKVGHLQLFDITHRKKDGTPMTSEAAEIMEKLKDNKAKYEATALTDSSVNFEDIDNRIINEVLGPERYGRVRFQGSGVNSTQYFGSTSHQYMPSGSQSQAKVQRLKDQIVQIQASTDEQISQLRAKAAAREAEAAAREAEQNRKYNELQLQL from the exons atgcacacagcagggtcgagaagttttgcttgtgtagctcaggccgcg gaagcctcgtctggtcaaaaagttggacaccttcagctttttgacattacgcaCAGGAAAAAAGATGGAACTCCGATGACATCTgaggctgcagaaattatg gagaaactaaaagatAATAAGGCAAAGTATGAAGCGACTGCTttgactgatagttctgttaattttgaggatattgataacagaattattaatgaagttttgggtcctgaaaggtatggtcgggttagatttcaaggatctggtgttaactcgacccaatattttggatccacctcgcaccaatacatgccttccgggagtCAAAGTCAAGCTAAAGTTCAGAGGCTAAAAGATCAGATAGTTCAGATACAAGCTAGCACAGATGAGCAAATTTCTCAACTTAGAGCAAAGGCAGCAGCGCGGGAGgcggaggcagcagcgagggaggcagaGCAGAACAGAAAATACAAtgaactccagctacagcttTAG
- the LOC121230420 gene encoding uncharacterized protein, whose translation MPRRRLRDLSIVQNTTNSEEVSTKQQTVVGSSRVPETLDESVEFQIENGGTRRGQGRTLLTDLYNLNSVERVKVTRNSHGQSVGQEARLLAGYLGIIARNANMLPIN comes from the exons atgcctagaagaagattaagaGATCTTAGTATTGTACAGAATACTACAAATTCGGAAGAAGTAAGTACTAAACaacagacagttgttggatcttcaagggtgccggagacacttgacgagtctgtggaatttcaaa ttgaaaatggtgggacgcgcagaggtcaaGGACGTACGCTCCTAACagatttatataacttaaattctgtcgagcgtgtcaaagtaactaGAAACAGCCATGGTCAGTCTGTTGGacaagaagctcgacttttagcaggctatttgggcattatagcacgaaatgccaatatgttgcccatcaactag